The nucleotide window ATGCTGCCCTTTTAATGCCCACCTCTTCGCCCGCGGGATTCCACAGTCGCTGAAAGGGATGTTCTGAAGGACGGTAAAATGAGAAGAGGCGCGTGTCGCTCTTAAGTACCGTGCCGAATAGCGGTGAAGTGAGGTCCGACACTTCGTTGGGTACCATGGTGAAAAAATCGTCGTTTAGGTAGACGAGCTGGTCCGAGGAAGCACGGGGAAGGTTGAAGAGTTGCGACTCGACGGCGAGGCTGTTGAAACTAGGCAGCGTCTTTGAGCGCCACACCTCGACGTCTTGCGGTGTCCACTCGCGTTCTCCTGAGCGCTGCATGGGACGAAAGTACTCAGCGTCGTAATGAAGCTCCACCTTCGCCTCGTCAGTCCCAATGGCTGCCGAAGTGTTGAGCCAATACGGCACCTGACCGACCACCAGGCTGGCAGCCACGCCTCCGGGTACGAGCTTGTTCACCGCTTCTTCCGGCAGAGGATACGCCGAAGCCATGATATGCATCTTACCGATTGCCTTTGAACCGAACGACTGATACGCCGAACGCATTGAATACAGCAATTCGTTGTGATCTGCATAACGATGCGTGGCGTCAACATTGATGGGCGAAGACGGTCTGTAGGCATTTCTGGCCAACACTTGTGCAGGATCACTTCCGTTAACCCAAGCCCAAACCGCATCGACCTTGAGCCCCTCCCTCAGATCGGTGTCTCTACACACATCACCCCATCGATGATGAACCACCCACTCTTCGATACAAGCATCGCTGAGCGCGTCGTACGCGCGAATGGGTAGCACGTCTCTCGAAGCGACGCCTGGCGATTTGTCTCGGAAAGGGTAATGCACggatgttgctgctgtttgaggtgcgttgctgctggagAAGAAAGTTTGTGAACTTGTAGTGAGCTGCTGATGGAGAAGGTTAAGTGCTTCTATTCTAGCTTCTTCGGACGCGTCTGTGGACGTGAAGAAGAGACTTTGAACAGCAGTGTATACTGTATAAGCGAGAGCGAAAAGCAGGAGCAAGAATTTGATGTACCATGACATAGATCTTCGACGAAAACCACTTTTCTTAGTGAATGCCTGGAACGGATTAGCGGCTATGGACGGGGTTGGCAGTGTATCAGAGACACTGCCTTGGTTGCTGATGCTTCCTCGAGGTGAACTGGTAGCCAGCACGGAGTATTGTCGATATCGGTTCGAGAAGGGTTCGGTGAAATGCCGAAAATAGCTCAACATGGTGTACAGGTTCGACGACAACTTCGATGACCTCCGTGAGGGTCAGATCTTCGTACGGCGATCTGAAGGTGAAGCTCCGGTACGAAGAGGGAGACACAATGATGTCTGTAGCCAAGCTCGTTGAACGCCCTGAGAGAGAAGCTAGCAAAACCGTGTTTCGACGAGTGTATGATTGCAGGCGACACACTTCTAGGAAAAACGCTATCGTTGTAGGTGTAGAAAGGCGTGTTGCTGGCTGTAATGCGGCTCTAAGGAAACGAGACGAAACGACTAGAGATGGTTGGTGAAACGATCGATGTCAACATAACTCAGAGGTAGTCACCACCGACAAAGAGAAACGATGACCATTCGAGGCACATTGCTCACAAGCACTTGGAACACTTCTCGCTATGATTGCTGCACCTGCATATGGTTTATCTGGGCACATCGGAAGAGAGTGAGCCTTGAGTTCCGGGTCAACTCAAGTTGGCAAGAGGGGCATGACCAAGACCACACTTGCCTGCATCGTGAGGACTCCCACTTGTTCCGAAGAGGTACACACTGCTCGTGTGATACAAAGCGATGACAGAAGCAAGACTCTGGCTGGGCTTGCATCAGTGGTACAGCGAGCCAAGGCGAGGTGAAGGAGAGATAACTTAGCTGAACTCGGGCAAGCGAGGGTGACAAGGTCGTGTGAGCAGTACCGCGCATGCAAACGATTGCTGCAAACTGAGCTGGCCACTCACTTCACGGCGATCGGAATGTGGCATCGGTTCGATGGCTGGTGCCTGATTCGCGAGGTTGGTTGTGCAAGCATGCTCCATGTGGTcagcaaatcacgaatcagtTGGAAACCACTACCTTTACGCTTTGCAAAGGAAAAGTGTGAAGTGGTGCAGAAGGCAGCGGAGCAGGAAAAAGATGTCTATATCGGTGACATGGCTCTGTCTGACGTGCCAAGCCTTTCCGAGATCGCACCGGAACAAATTTCCGTCTAGACACCACCACGCTGCATGACtaacagcagcagctgcaccagccTCCTgcaccaatcgtgaatcacactGACTCATTCGCAACCCTCATGACTGATAACAAAGCACACGCGGTACAATCATTCACCTCAGAAATTACTGACTGAATCTGATTGCTTCATTCGCCTTTTGTGGTCGAGCATGTGCACATGAGCCAGCCAAGAAGAATGCAAAAGGAGAGCACGAGATTCGTCACGCGGTCATAGCTGACCAGAGAGTGCGCGCGTGTAGGTGACCGCGTGGTATTGCTACGACGGAAAAGTGAGCGCGTGTTGGTCAAGGATCGTGGATGGCTGCCACCAATGTACAGTAACTGTACATGCGACATGACGACAAGACATGTGTGTGGCAGGGCGTTGCAAATTTCTTCGTTTATCGGACCGAGCCGCCAAGAGAAAGGAAAgtgtgattcacggttcgtgAATGGTTCGGCAGAAATTTTTGTCTTGATCGAAAAAGAAGCGCCGCAGTCAGTTTTGGCAGATGGCGCGGTTCACCGTATGCGAAGTGAATCAGCACGTATggctgcagctcctcgGCTCCGCCAACGACACACTGGACAGCAATACCGGATCGGGAGATCAAGGAATCGATCGGCAGATAAGCCAAGCGAAGTATACTACTGTGTCGACGAGAGACAAAATAATCTGACGACGAAAGATATTGGCGCAGCCGCAATATGCTGAGCGGCACAGAGAGGGACGTAGAAAAGCGCAAGCTTGGACCGGTTTTGCACACGCACGTCGAGTCGATGATGTGAGTGGCAGGGTCATGCTTCGTATTGCTTCTTGACGTTACCCAGTGGGGGGGACTAGCGTCCAAAACAGGATCGACTGACTATCCGAAACTCAGGCTACCTCGAAGATCGTCGTGCGCTAGCGGTTGAATAGGTTCTGTCGTTTGTTCACATAACTTATTGTGGTCTCCAGAGGGTAAAGTTGCGGTTGTTGTACATTTGTGCCGCCTACGGAACAAGTACAGAGTGATCCTTGACCCGCTTGgcaacaccagcagccaCCACAACCAATTTGGCGACCAGCGTGGTCAGTATGTCAGTCGCCTCGAGACCGCCTGGGTGAATACCAGAACGTATGTAAAGCTGACTGAATACAAGACGAATGTAGATggaagcagccgagatTTACAGTATACAGTGCATTCACACGTTACCAAGCCTGTGCTGTGTCGGCGTGCGTGTACGTGTCGACACTCTTGCGCGAGCAAGGAAGCGCCTGTGGGTTTCGGGTAGTTAAgctaatcgtgaatgggcCGCTGACACGATCTCATGCGATGTGGCCTGCGTTTGCGAACGCGGGGTAACATACTTAAGGTAAGTTAACTTAGATCAGGGTTCCACAACAGAGCAAGGTCTTTGCCGAGATTGACAGCAGAACCGCTCTAGCAACACCCCGTACTTTTGTGGGGctacattcacgattcgtgattctgcCTGGACTCGCCACGGCGCATGGCCAGTCCAAGGTTGGGTCAAGTCGGCTGGATCCCACTTGAGGATAGGGTTTGACTAGTTATGAGGACCCTTGACCCTCGACCCTCGGCTGCGTCTTTCTTCTCGATTGAAGGCCGCACAATCGGTTTGTAATCCGTAGCAAACACCAAAGCAGATGCTCTCACGTCTTGACTCGACGCTTGGTGGCTCTTTCGGTTTCCATGTTGGAACAtagcactcgtgactgtgaacTTGCTTCGAACCAGTCAAAGGTCGAATCacgtgaattgtgaatgtggTGAGCAGCCAAGTGATGACTAATGGCTTGGCTAGTCACTCGGGCGAAAAGCAAGACTACCTGTTTCGGCGGATCGCTTGCAGGGCGTGCATTTCACGCGCATCGAGACACGAAGACGGCAGCTACTGCTGTTGCTACAAACCCGCGTTACACGCTTTTCGACAGcgaaaaagaaaagaaaagaaaagaacAGGCCGAATTCAGCTTGTCCGCTTAAGTCAGCTTTGGTATGCCGGGTGTACACCGGCTGTGGACGTATGCGCGCTTGTCATAGAGCACAAGAGAAGAGATTTCGATTGACTCTCAAGAAGCTCCTTACTTGAGATACATGCTGCTACCCCGCACGCGCCGGAGCGTAGACTCACGTCTCTTGTAGCTGTTTCACACGAATTCTCTTCCTGTGTTGCATTCAAGGTTCACAGATTTGCTTTGCAATCAAAGCTCTCGGATTGTCGTTCGCCGTCTCTTTCACCCGTTCTGCTTTGCAATCAAAGCTCTCCCATTGCCTTGGCCCTCAATCGCTGGTTTCTTTTTTCTCGTGCCTTCACCGTATCTTACCTTGGCTGCTACTCGTCCTTCCTTCCGTCTTACCACTACACCGTCCCCGCCTTTCCGCATACATCGCCCCCAAAATGTCTGCACAGCAGAAGCAACCCTCCACCACACCGCAGCGCAAGGAGTACACGCGTGACGAGGTGGCCAAGCACAACAAGCCTGGTGATCTCTGGATCGTCATTGACGCTGAGGTCTACAACGTCTCCAAATTCTCCGAGCTCCACCCCGGTGGCGAGAATGTCTTCCACGACGATGAGGTAGCCGGGCAGGACGCCACCGAGACCTTCTTCGGCCTTCACCGCCGCGAGGTGCTTGCCAAGCCGCAGTACCAGCGTCTCATCATCGGCACCATCAAGGGAGAACagtccaagctcaagcccGATCCCATCGGAAGCCCCTCGCGTGTGCCCTACGCCGAGCCCACTTGGCTCTCTACCGCCTACCATTCGCCTTACTACAACGACTCGCACCGCCACCTGCAGCGCGAGTGGCGCAAGTTTGTTGACGAGCACATTGTCGAGGTGGCACAGCGCTGCGAGGACAACGGCAAGCGTcccgacgtcgagcttgtcaagATGCTGGGCCAGAACGGCATCAACGCCATGCGCATGGGCCCTGGAAAGCATCTGCACGGCCGCAAGCTGTTTGCCGGCATCAAGGGCGAAGAGTTCGACTACTTCCATGAGCTGATCCTCACCCAGGAGCTCGTGCGTTGCGGTGCTCGTGGTTTTGGTGACGCCCTCAACGGTGGCATGGTCATCGGTCTGCCTCCCGTTATGAACTTTGGCtccgacgagctcaagaaggaaaTCGTCGAGCCTGTGCTGGCCGGTGACAAGTTTATCTGTCTGGCCATCTCGGAGGCGTTTGCCGGTTCCGATGTGATGGGTCTTCGCACCACTGCTCAGCTCTCgcaggatggcgagcacTACATTGTCAACGGCACCAAAAAGTGGATCACCAACGGTACCTTTGCCGACTACTTCTCCACCGCTGTCAAGACCGACCAGGGTTTCGCTATGATTTGCATTCCCCGCTCGTGCGGCAACATCGAGAccaagcagatcaagaCTTCCTACTCGACCACCGCCGGTACTGCCTACGTCACATTCGACAACGTCAAGGTGCCCAAGAAGTACCTTATTGGCGAAGACGGTATGGGTATTTACTACATCCTGTCCAACTTTAACCACGAACGATGGGTCATGTGCTGCTCCACGATCcgtgctgctcgcgctGTGTGCGAGGAGTGCATGCTCTGGATCCACCAGCGCAAGGTGTTTGGTAAGCCGCTCACCAGCCAGCCTGTCATCCGTCAGAAGATGGCGCAGATGATTTCGCTTGTCGAAGCCGCACAGAACTGGCTGGAGAACATCACGTACCAGATGTGCAAGATGTCGTACGCTCAACAGTCCAAGTTCCTTGCGGGCCAGGTGGGTCTCTTGAAGAGCTGGTCCACGCGTGTCTCGCACGAGGTCGCCGACGGAGCCGTCCAGATCTTTGGTGGTCGTGGCTTGACCAAGACCGGCATGGGCAAGTTTACTGAAATGTTCCACCGCACTTACAAGTTCGATGCTGTCTTGGGTGGTTCAGAGGAGGTGCTTGCTGATTTGGGTATTCGACAGGCGTTGAGGATGATGCCTGAAAACGCTCGTTTGTAAACAGCAGGGGTGGCTGTACACGTGGTAGTGTTTCAGGTGATATCAGTTGGTTGACGTGAAGATCTCCTTCTGTGATGCAGTGTGTGAATGTGGTACAGTTCAGAAAGACACATTGAGACGGATGAGAGAGAACCCATGTGTATGAAAGTGATGTGCATTACAGATGAGAATAGCATGAATGAGGGAGAGGAGCAACAAGATACCGGACGGAGAAAAGGCGATTGAATCAACGGCGGGCTTTTCCTTTTGCCGTTGCCTTTTTGAGCGATTTCTGCATGAGCTTTTGATCTTCTGGGTTGTCCAACGAGACGAGGCCATTGTCTGTGTCTTGTTGCACATCATCCTGGTCTTGATCATCGACGATACCGGCGGTGGCAGAGttgggcttctcgctcctGGCAGCGCTTGCATTGTTGTTGGAAGGCGGGTTGACCTTCAACTTGCAAACGAAGAATCCGTCCAAGTTGTGCACGTGGGGGAAAATGCGTCTGGCATACACCATGCGTTCGTCGAATTTGCTCCTGCCGAAGGACTTGAATCCATCTCTACCAAATTGGATTCCAGTATCGACGATCTTGACATTGCTCCTCTTGCGTAGCGCATACTGAACCACCTCTTCGTTCTCCTCTACCATGACCGAGCAGGTCGAGTAGACGACGTAGCCGCCCGTGCTGGAGCGTGGGTTGACAGAGTCGATCGCGCATAGCAAAAGTTGCTTCTGAAGGTGAGTCAGAAGCGCGAAATCGCGTTCAGACTTGTTGACTTTCACCGACTGATCTTTGTGAATCACACCGGTTCCCGAGCAGGGTgagtcgagcaagacgcgATCGAAGCCGCCAATAACTTTGGGGAACTGACGACCGTCGTAGttgcagacgacgacgttcTTGCATCCGAGACGGTGGATATTGGCAACGAGCGACTTGATTCGGTTCTTGTTCGAGTCATTGGCGAATACGGTTCCTGTGTTCTGCATCAAGGCGGAGAGGTAGGTGGATTTGCCACCGGGTGCCGAGGCCATGTCGAGCACACGCTCGTTGGGTTGCGGTGCAAGCGCGATGCATGGCAGGAAACTCGAGGCGGCTTGAAGCATGTAGTGTCCAGCAAGGTACTCTGGCGTAGCACCAATGGGAACGCTCGATTCAAACACTTGCAGACCAACTTTGCTCCACGCTCCGATGGGTTCCAGGTTGACACCGCGGTTGATGAGCGCCTGTGCGAGATCCCTACGTCTTGTGCGCAGCGTATTGGCTCGGATGGTGACGGGTCGAGGCGTCTCGTTGGCTTCGAAGAACTCGATGGCTTCCGCAGGCGTAAAGAGCTCAAACAGCTTTTCGGCGAGGAAAGCGTTGTAGCCGTAATAAGTGCA belongs to Mycosarcoma maydis chromosome 3, whole genome shotgun sequence and includes:
- a CDS encoding uncharacterized protein (related to acyl-coa dehydrogenase, long-chain specific precursor); translated protein: MSAQQKQPSTTPQRKEYTRDEVAKHNKPGDLWIVIDAEVYNVSKFSELHPGGENVFHDDEVAGQDATETFFGLHRREVLAKPQYQRLIIGTIKGEQSKLKPDPIGSPSRVPYAEPTWLSTAYHSPYYNDSHRHLQREWRKFVDEHIVEVAQRCEDNGKRPDVELVKMLGQNGINAMRMGPGKHLHGRKLFAGIKGEEFDYFHELILTQELVRCGARGFGDALNGGMVIGLPPVMNFGSDELKKEIVEPVLAGDKFICLAISEAFAGSDVMGLRTTAQLSQDGEHYIVNGTKKWITNGTFADYFSTAVKTDQGFAMICIPRSCGNIETKQIKTSYSTTAGTAYVTFDNVKVPKKYLIGEDGMGIYYILSNFNHERWVMCCSTIRAARAVCEECMLWIHQRKVFGKPLTSQPVIRQKMAQMISLVEAAQNWLENITYQMCKMSYAQQSKFLAGQVGLLKSWSTRVSHEVADGAVQIFGGRGLTKTGMGKFTEMFHRTYKFDAVLGGSEEVLADLGIRQALRMMPENARL
- a CDS encoding putative nucleolar protein is translated as MGRRSKNKQAPPQPLREDHSLTNTIKGKRKAHESSLPVKKAKIAPTSTKALRSAPAAVARSIKTSNSKTGANGKAKARAATIEESEDEDRDEEVELEGEEDEEVDQEEEDEEEEEEEDEEEVEEDPLEALGLPKNGKLSERQRKKALAEAERLEELLKSQGLSLESDDDDDEQDEDLEGSEEGEEGSEQEELGDEFDLGEEDIEGEEGDQVELDDGDDDKDDEDDEDDEDEEAGGAEFMLPTLEEREAEKVRGADLQLVHMRIQEVVTVLSNFKKLAVDGRSRSEYVEQLLADICTYYGYNAFLAEKLFELFTPAEAIEFFEANETPRPVTIRANTLRTRRRDLAQALINRGVNLEPIGAWSKVGLQVFESSVPIGATPEYLAGHYMLQAASSFLPCIALAPQPNERVLDMASAPGGKSTYLSALMQNTGTVFANDSNKNRIKSLVANIHRLGCKNVVVCNYDGRQFPKVIGGFDRVLLDSPCSGTGVIHKDQSVKVNKSERDFALLTHLQKQLLLCAIDSVNPRSSTGGYVVYSTCSVMVEENEEVVQYALRKRSNVKIVDTGIQFGRDGFKSFGRSKFDERMVYARRIFPHVHNLDGFFVCKLKVNPPSNNNASAARSEKPNSATAGIVDDQDQDDVQQDTDNGLVSLDNPEDQKLMQKSLKKATAKGKARR